In a genomic window of Streptomyces sp. SJL17-4:
- a CDS encoding SigE family RNA polymerase sigma factor — protein sequence MTPPPSGPVCAGASQYASYSTFSSYVRARGPVLLRTARSLTANPCDAEDLLQTALAKTFVAWERIEDHRALDGYVRRALLNTRTSQWRKRKVDEFACDELPEPSGVPEPDPAERQVLHDAMWRAVLKLPERQRQMVVLRYYEDLSEAQTAEVLGVSVGTVKSAVSRALGKLREDPELTPVR from the coding sequence ATGACTCCGCCACCCTCTGGCCCCGTCTGCGCCGGTGCCTCGCAGTACGCGTCGTACTCGACCTTCTCCTCGTACGTACGGGCGCGTGGGCCCGTGCTCCTGCGCACCGCGCGCTCCCTGACCGCCAACCCCTGCGACGCCGAGGACCTGCTCCAGACCGCGCTGGCCAAGACCTTCGTCGCCTGGGAGCGCATCGAGGACCACCGCGCCCTGGACGGCTACGTCCGCCGCGCGCTGCTGAACACCCGCACGTCGCAGTGGCGCAAGCGCAAGGTCGACGAGTTCGCCTGCGACGAGCTGCCCGAGCCCTCCGGCGTCCCGGAACCGGACCCGGCCGAGCGGCAGGTGCTGCACGACGCGATGTGGCGCGCGGTGCTGAAGCTGCCCGAGCGTCAGCGCCAGATGGTGGTTCTCAGGTACTACGAGGACCTCAGCGAGGCCCAGACCGCCGAGGTCCTGGGGGTGTCCGTCGGCACCGTGAAGAGCGCGGTGTCGAGGGCGCTCGGCAAGCTCCGCGAGGACCCGGAGCTGACCCCCGTCCGGTAG
- a CDS encoding PAS domain-containing protein yields MSSRPSRGAARLAAILDALPDGLVLVNCNGTVVNANTIALGMFETPGTALVGRGLLDLLPGFDSRLIPGSMRRPEGTDERGRTKPTRMIARRTDGSEFAVEVTSASLEDGREAYDSYGGYTGDELLMLVVRDLTGTLDTEAELARSQRQTEMILRAAAEGVVGTDTDGRVVLVNPAAAQILGYRAGELGGQELHPLILAKRSDGEPFPYEESPLADTLKSGRKHRVRGQVLWAKKGDRVPVDMTTAPVRDGDQLVGAVMTFTDRRPYEQLVEEHTAEVAALTEQHAAELAELTERNAAELADRTERYAADREAQQERYASLAARHEQLTAVLAESLRGPLQELRTQLGALAADDAGQLWPEANQVLHHLAAGYARMTALVDNVLGYQRLDAGAEALDKRVALLDGVVTAGIDGAVDLIGPGRAQFAVHAPPIEAEVDAARLATALAHLVADVAGVDATGKNRAAAQGAGPADSTIVVAAAQRGDVVRIEVRGPYAGGDPVHGPVVRGIVAAHGGVVQTHEVPGTSGGAYVLEVPVGTGRGTVPATVPSHEGTASGSGSAPGLGPVGGSGGAPGLGPVGGSAGGPVGGGREALALPAQASPPVSAPSGSSAPSGGSSAISGGPSGSSGLSGPLALSADSSETSGGGRRRARRGSTDAFLESSVAPEGGAEPSGRRRARTGAAAAGAAELIPAQQNSGVEQAVPAAGSAPGAPVASLPSVVEPTGRRRGRPAEGSVVTAAEGAQGRAALGAAVPPQGVAVEPTGTPSAPALARALPAVASAEAAPEAQPSGRRRRALAAAQERAAAAEAGPRTPFALPPADVDRPSEPGPAPFAGPGATAPVAGPLPISDEARHEAVRGVPGADHTPPQPHPHAPPLGEPTGRRRAVTPPPPEPQPLPSLPPLPSLSQAETPGQSSAQAPAQSAGQAAGQAGPAARPEPRNSTSSVSGTGTGSVPLPPELPMPKDSTQGRAFSVRTLGQGVPFVPPAPMAPPAPTTPAAPAAPAAPAISPVPAAPAAPSAPSNGSGGSNGSGRRRRLATPPEADPPLPAALPAPAPSEARPHPQADAPAQAPSRAPEGRAYAIGAPAEGSDEGPEPLDGPGGAVEVANRPAPRPVDDELPPEPLDNPRRLLVWPAPDVSTQQALSDRGYRPVIVHSREEVDAQIAAFPAALFVDPLTGPITRTALQSLRQAAVAAEVPVLLAAGLGQATREAAYGADPAVLLKALAPRDSEQHPSRVLLIEENEDIAEALAATLERRGMQVARAATDTEAVTLATQTRPNLVVMDLMQVRRRRAGIIDWLRANGQLNRTPLVVYTSADLVEEELPKLSSGETVLFLAERSNSTEVQARIVDLLAKIGTN; encoded by the coding sequence GTGAGCAGCAGGCCATCCCGGGGCGCTGCTCGCCTCGCAGCCATACTCGACGCCCTCCCCGACGGCCTCGTGCTCGTCAACTGCAACGGCACGGTCGTCAACGCCAACACCATCGCCCTCGGCATGTTCGAGACCCCGGGCACCGCACTCGTCGGACGCGGCCTGCTCGATCTCCTGCCCGGCTTCGACTCCCGGCTCATCCCCGGCTCCATGCGCCGCCCCGAGGGCACCGACGAGCGCGGCCGCACCAAGCCCACCCGGATGATCGCCCGCCGCACCGACGGCAGCGAGTTCGCCGTCGAGGTGACCAGCGCCAGCCTGGAGGACGGCCGCGAGGCCTACGACTCGTACGGCGGCTACACCGGCGACGAGCTGCTCATGCTGGTCGTCCGCGACCTCACCGGCACCCTCGACACCGAGGCCGAACTCGCCCGCTCGCAGCGGCAGACCGAGATGATCCTGCGCGCCGCGGCGGAGGGCGTCGTCGGCACGGACACCGACGGCCGCGTCGTTCTCGTCAACCCGGCCGCCGCCCAGATCCTCGGCTACCGCGCCGGCGAACTCGGCGGCCAGGAGCTGCACCCGCTGATCCTCGCCAAGCGCTCCGACGGCGAGCCCTTCCCGTACGAGGAATCACCGCTCGCCGACACCCTCAAGTCCGGCCGGAAGCACCGCGTCCGCGGGCAGGTCCTCTGGGCGAAGAAGGGCGACCGGGTACCGGTCGACATGACGACCGCCCCCGTCCGCGACGGCGACCAGCTCGTCGGCGCCGTCATGACCTTCACCGACCGCAGGCCGTACGAGCAGCTCGTCGAGGAACACACCGCCGAAGTCGCGGCGCTCACCGAGCAGCACGCCGCCGAACTCGCCGAACTCACCGAACGGAACGCCGCCGAACTCGCCGACCGCACCGAGCGGTACGCCGCCGACCGGGAGGCGCAGCAGGAGCGGTACGCCTCCCTCGCCGCCCGGCACGAGCAGCTCACGGCCGTCCTCGCCGAGTCCCTGCGCGGCCCCCTCCAGGAGCTGCGCACCCAGCTGGGCGCCCTCGCCGCGGACGACGCCGGGCAGCTCTGGCCCGAGGCCAACCAGGTCCTGCACCACCTCGCCGCCGGGTACGCCCGCATGACGGCGCTCGTCGACAACGTCCTGGGCTACCAACGCCTGGACGCGGGCGCGGAGGCGCTGGACAAGCGCGTCGCGCTCCTCGACGGGGTCGTGACGGCCGGCATCGACGGGGCGGTCGACCTGATCGGGCCCGGCCGTGCCCAGTTCGCCGTGCACGCGCCGCCCATCGAGGCCGAGGTCGACGCGGCCCGGCTCGCGACCGCGCTCGCGCACCTCGTCGCGGACGTCGCCGGTGTCGACGCGACCGGCAAGAACCGCGCCGCAGCCCAGGGCGCCGGTCCGGCCGACTCCACGATCGTCGTCGCGGCCGCACAGCGCGGTGACGTCGTACGGATCGAGGTCCGCGGCCCGTACGCGGGCGGCGACCCGGTCCACGGGCCGGTCGTACGCGGCATCGTGGCGGCGCACGGCGGCGTCGTGCAGACCCACGAGGTCCCGGGGACGAGCGGCGGCGCGTACGTCCTCGAAGTCCCGGTCGGTACGGGGCGGGGCACGGTCCCCGCGACGGTGCCGAGCCATGAGGGGACGGCGAGCGGATCGGGCAGCGCGCCCGGACTCGGACCGGTCGGTGGGTCGGGGGGCGCGCCTGGACTGGGACCGGTCGGCGGGTCGGCCGGTGGGCCGGTCGGTGGTGGTCGGGAGGCGCTCGCGCTGCCCGCGCAGGCTTCCCCGCCCGTCTCGGCTCCCTCCGGTTCCTCCGCTCCCTCCGGCGGTTCCTCCGCCATCTCCGGCGGTCCTTCCGGTTCCTCCGGTCTTTCCGGTCCTCTCGCTCTCTCCGCCGACTCCTCGGAGACCTCCGGCGGGGGGCGGCGGCGGGCCCGGCGCGGCTCCACGGACGCCTTCCTGGAGAGCTCGGTCGCCCCTGAGGGCGGTGCCGAGCCCAGTGGCCGCCGCCGTGCCCGTACGGGAGCGGCCGCCGCCGGAGCCGCCGAACTGATCCCGGCCCAGCAGAACTCGGGCGTGGAACAGGCCGTTCCCGCCGCCGGTTCGGCCCCGGGCGCACCCGTCGCTTCCCTCCCTTCCGTCGTCGAGCCGACCGGGCGTCGTCGCGGCCGGCCCGCCGAGGGGTCCGTCGTGACCGCCGCCGAGGGCGCGCAGGGACGGGCAGCGCTCGGCGCCGCCGTGCCGCCGCAGGGTGTCGCCGTCGAGCCCACGGGGACTCCGTCGGCTCCCGCGCTCGCTCGCGCCCTGCCGGCCGTGGCCTCCGCCGAGGCCGCGCCCGAGGCGCAGCCGAGCGGGCGCCGCCGGCGTGCGCTCGCCGCCGCGCAGGAGCGGGCGGCGGCGGCCGAGGCCGGGCCCCGGACGCCGTTCGCGCTCCCGCCCGCCGATGTCGACCGTCCTTCCGAGCCGGGTCCGGCGCCGTTCGCGGGACCGGGTGCCACGGCTCCCGTCGCGGGGCCGCTGCCGATCTCCGACGAGGCGCGGCACGAGGCCGTACGGGGTGTCCCCGGCGCCGATCACACGCCTCCGCAGCCCCATCCGCACGCACCGCCGCTCGGTGAGCCGACCGGGCGTCGCCGGGCCGTCACGCCCCCGCCGCCCGAGCCGCAGCCGCTGCCTTCACTGCCGCCGCTGCCTTCGTTGTCGCAGGCCGAAACCCCGGGTCAGTCCTCGGCTCAGGCCCCGGCTCAGTCCGCGGGTCAGGCCGCGGGTCAGGCCGGTCCCGCCGCGCGGCCCGAGCCCCGGAACAGCACCAGTTCCGTGTCCGGGACCGGCACCGGTTCCGTACCGCTGCCGCCCGAGCTGCCCATGCCGAAGGACTCGACCCAAGGGCGGGCGTTCAGCGTGCGCACCCTCGGGCAGGGCGTCCCCTTCGTCCCACCGGCCCCCATGGCCCCGCCCGCCCCGACCACTCCGGCAGCCCCGGCGGCCCCGGCAGCCCCGGCGATCTCTCCCGTACCTGCGGCCCCGGCGGCCCCCAGCGCGCCCTCCAACGGCTCCGGTGGCTCCAACGGCTCCGGGCGGCGGCGCAGGCTCGCCACCCCGCCGGAGGCCGACCCGCCCCTCCCGGCCGCGCTCCCCGCCCCGGCCCCCAGCGAGGCCAGGCCGCACCCGCAGGCGGACGCCCCGGCGCAGGCGCCGTCCCGCGCGCCCGAAGGCCGCGCGTACGCCATAGGAGCGCCCGCCGAGGGCTCCGACGAGGGTCCCGAGCCGCTCGACGGCCCCGGTGGTGCCGTCGAGGTCGCCAACCGGCCGGCGCCGCGCCCCGTCGACGACGAACTCCCCCCGGAGCCCCTCGACAACCCGCGCCGGCTGCTCGTCTGGCCCGCTCCCGACGTCTCCACCCAGCAGGCGTTGAGCGACCGGGGCTACCGGCCGGTGATCGTGCACTCCCGCGAAGAGGTCGACGCCCAGATCGCCGCCTTCCCGGCCGCGCTCTTCGTCGACCCGCTGACCGGGCCCATCACCCGTACCGCGCTGCAGTCGCTGCGCCAGGCCGCCGTCGCCGCCGAGGTGCCCGTACTCCTCGCGGCCGGGCTCGGGCAGGCGACCCGGGAAGCCGCGTACGGCGCCGATCCGGCCGTACTCCTCAAGGCGCTCGCGCCGCGCGACAGCGAGCAGCACCCGTCCCGCGTCCTGCTCATCGAGGAGAACGAGGACATCGCGGAGGCGCTCGCGGCCACCCTGGAGCGGCGCGGGATGCAGGTCGCACGGGCGGCCACGGACACCGAGGCGGTCACCCTCGCCACCCAGACGCGGCCGAACCTGGTGGTGATGGACCTGATGCAGGTGCGCCGCCGCCGGGCCGGAATCATCGACTGGCTGCGGGCGAACGGGCAGCTCAACCGCACCCCGCTCGTCGTCTACACCTCGGCCGACCTCGTCGAGGAGGAGCTGCCGAAGCTGTCCTCCGGCGAGACGGTCCTCTTCCTCGCCGAACGCTCGAACAGCACCGAGGTCCAGGCCCGGATCGTCGACCTGCTCGCGAAGATCGGCACCAACTAG
- a CDS encoding long-chain fatty acid--CoA ligase, whose translation MYSTMQDVQLTVSRILKHGMTIHGKSIITTWTGEPEPQRRTFAEAGARAHQLANALRDELGVTGDQRVATLMWNNSEHVEAYFAIPSMGAVLHTLNLRLPPEQLVWIVNHAADRVVLVNGSLLPLLAPLLPHLPTIEHIVVAGPGDRSVLDGVAPRVHDYEELIAGRPTTYDWPELDERSAAAMCYTSGTTGDPKGVVYSHRSIYLHSMQVNMAESMGLTDRDTTLVVVPQFHVNAWGLPHATFMTGINMLMPDRFLQPAPLADMIEREKPTHAAAVPTIWQGLLAEVTANPRDLSSMSQVTIGGAACPPALMEAYDRLGVRLCHAWGMTETSPLGTMAHPPHGLTAEEEWPYRVTQGRFPAGVEARLVGPAGEHLPWDGESAGELEVRGTWIAGSYFGGIDAEAIRPADKFSEDGWLKTGDVGVISPDGFLTLTDRAKDVIKSGGEWISSVELENAIMAHPEVAEAAVVAVPDEKWGERPLATVVLKEGATADYETLKAFLADEGGIAKWQLPERWAIVPAVPKTSVGKFDKKVIRKQYAEGELDVTEL comes from the coding sequence GTGTACAGCACCATGCAGGACGTACAGCTGACCGTGAGCCGCATTCTCAAGCACGGAATGACGATTCACGGGAAGTCGATCATCACCACCTGGACGGGCGAGCCCGAGCCGCAGCGCCGCACGTTCGCGGAGGCCGGAGCACGCGCGCACCAGCTGGCCAACGCCCTGCGCGACGAACTCGGCGTCACCGGCGACCAGCGGGTCGCGACCCTCATGTGGAACAACTCGGAGCACGTCGAGGCGTACTTCGCGATTCCCTCCATGGGCGCGGTCCTGCACACCCTCAACCTCCGTCTTCCCCCCGAGCAGTTGGTGTGGATCGTCAACCACGCCGCCGACCGGGTCGTCCTCGTCAACGGCTCCCTGCTCCCCCTCCTCGCCCCGCTGCTGCCGCACCTGCCGACGATCGAGCACATCGTGGTCGCGGGCCCCGGGGACCGTTCCGTCCTGGACGGCGTGGCCCCCCGCGTGCACGACTACGAGGAGCTGATCGCAGGCCGTCCGACCACGTACGACTGGCCCGAGCTGGACGAGCGTTCGGCCGCCGCCATGTGTTACACCTCCGGCACCACCGGCGACCCCAAGGGTGTCGTCTACTCGCACCGTTCGATCTACCTGCACTCGATGCAGGTGAACATGGCCGAGTCGATGGGTCTCACCGACAGGGACACGACCCTGGTCGTCGTCCCGCAGTTCCACGTCAACGCCTGGGGCCTGCCGCACGCCACCTTCATGACCGGCATCAACATGCTCATGCCGGACCGTTTCCTCCAGCCGGCCCCGCTCGCCGACATGATCGAGCGTGAGAAGCCGACCCACGCGGCCGCCGTCCCCACCATCTGGCAGGGTCTGCTCGCCGAGGTCACCGCCAACCCCCGTGACCTCTCCTCGATGTCCCAGGTCACCATCGGCGGCGCGGCGTGTCCGCCCGCGCTGATGGAGGCGTACGACCGTCTCGGTGTCCGTCTCTGCCACGCCTGGGGCATGACGGAGACCTCCCCGCTGGGCACGATGGCCCACCCGCCGCACGGCCTGACCGCCGAGGAGGAGTGGCCGTACCGCGTCACGCAGGGCCGCTTCCCGGCCGGCGTCGAGGCCCGCCTGGTCGGCCCGGCCGGCGAACACCTGCCCTGGGACGGCGAGTCCGCGGGCGAGCTGGAGGTGCGCGGCACCTGGATCGCGGGCTCGTACTTCGGCGGCATCGACGCCGAGGCGATCCGCCCGGCCGACAAGTTCAGCGAGGACGGCTGGCTCAAGACCGGTGACGTCGGCGTGATCAGCCCCGACGGCTTCCTCACCCTCACCGACCGTGCCAAGGACGTCATCAAGTCCGGCGGCGAGTGGATCTCCAGCGTCGAGCTGGAGAACGCGATCATGGCGCACCCGGAGGTCGCCGAGGCCGCCGTCGTCGCCGTGCCGGACGAGAAGTGGGGCGAGCGCCCGCTGGCGACCGTCGTCCTGAAGGAGGGAGCGACGGCGGACTACGAGACGCTGAAGGCCTTCCTCGCCGACGAGGGCGGCATCGCCAAGTGGCAGCTCCCGGAGCGCTGGGCGATCGTGCCGGCGGTGCCGAAGACGAGCGTCGGCAAGTTCGACAAGAAGGTCATCCGCAAGCAGTACGCGGAGGGCGAGCTGGACGTGACGGAGCTGTAG
- a CDS encoding DUF1906 domain-containing protein, producing the protein MVGAVVAALAGAALFSAPAPAAAPAAAPAPAAAPAPAAGPVPAPAPVHYVGQAFDTCEAPSLAVMKAWRSSPYGAVGIYFGGRGRGCPDQRELSPAWVASAHAMGWRLLPLFVGSQAPCVVAAAKRPFAIGSSPWSQGTREGGEAVRAARALGLDASSPLYLDIEAYRQGDARCTATTLSFVRAWNREVRRLGYVPGYYSSAETGVRDIEAERRAGTKDLPAVMWFARWRGRPSLYTESALHPEAWMPHARIHQYAGNVAEAYGGRRLVIDRNAMDAPVARVTATAARGAGVPDGSGAVAGVS; encoded by the coding sequence GTGGTCGGGGCTGTCGTGGCGGCGCTGGCGGGGGCGGCCCTGTTCAGTGCCCCGGCTCCGGCCGCCGCCCCGGCTGCTGCCCCTGCCCCCGCTGCTGCCCCTGCCCCGGCCGCCGGTCCCGTGCCGGCCCCCGCCCCCGTGCACTACGTCGGGCAGGCCTTCGACACCTGTGAGGCGCCGTCCCTCGCGGTGATGAAGGCCTGGCGCAGTTCGCCGTACGGGGCCGTGGGGATCTACTTCGGCGGACGGGGGCGCGGCTGCCCCGACCAGCGGGAGCTGAGCCCCGCCTGGGTCGCCTCCGCCCACGCCATGGGCTGGCGGCTGCTGCCGCTGTTCGTCGGGTCGCAGGCGCCGTGTGTGGTCGCCGCCGCCAAGCGGCCGTTCGCCATCGGCAGCAGCCCCTGGAGCCAGGGGACCCGCGAGGGGGGCGAGGCGGTGCGTGCCGCGCGGGCCCTGGGTCTCGACGCGAGCAGCCCGCTCTACCTCGACATCGAGGCGTACCGGCAGGGTGACGCGCGCTGCACCGCGACCACCCTCTCCTTCGTCCGCGCCTGGAACAGGGAGGTGCGTCGCCTCGGCTACGTACCCGGGTACTACAGCAGCGCGGAGACGGGGGTGCGGGACATCGAGGCGGAGCGGCGGGCCGGGACGAAGGACCTGCCGGCCGTGATGTGGTTCGCGCGCTGGCGGGGGCGGCCCTCGCTGTACACCGAGTCGGCGCTGCACCCGGAGGCCTGGATGCCGCACGCGCGGATCCACCAGTACGCGGGCAATGTCGCCGAGGCGTACGGCGGCCGCCGCCTCGTCATCGACCGGAACGCGATGGACGCGCCCGTCGCCCGTGTCACCGCCACGGCCGCGCGCGGGGCCGGGGTTCCCGACGGGTCCGGTGCCGTGGCCGGGGTTTCCTGA